One Candidatus Schekmanbacteria bacterium DNA segment encodes these proteins:
- a CDS encoding peptidyl-prolyl cis-trans isomerase has protein sequence MKRIKPRDKRYCKVIAGQIRSTPVFWILLFIAAFPINSFCGETAPSKNVLAVIDGKNISVSEAEKYLMLLPEADRVKFQNSKMKNIFIRDFIDTELLFREGVARGVSNDERVRLRLQSLERILVRDLYINNFIMPKVKVTEDDAFNYYKSHKNDFVDRGYALAEHIAVLSKEEAERIKEEINSGKISFEDAVKKYSIDKYTSGNKGALPLILNGRPIEGYRDSGEIIKLAFSAKVGTVAGPVKSLMGWHILRIKSRKDDMPRAYDTVKGEVKNMVTKEKLVKALDEEIDKLKKNYKVKVFPENMK, from the coding sequence ATGAAGAGGATAAAACCACGAGATAAAAGGTACTGCAAAGTTATTGCAGGGCAAATCCGAAGCACTCCCGTTTTCTGGATATTACTTTTTATTGCAGCCTTTCCCATAAATTCCTTCTGCGGGGAAACTGCGCCCTCTAAAAACGTCCTTGCTGTTATTGATGGAAAGAATATCAGCGTATCTGAAGCTGAAAAATACCTGATGCTTCTTCCTGAAGCAGATAGAGTTAAATTCCAGAACAGCAAGATGAAGAATATATTCATCCGTGATTTTATCGATACTGAACTTCTCTTCAGGGAAGGGGTTGCTAGGGGAGTTTCAAATGACGAGAGAGTGCGTCTAAGGCTTCAAAGTCTTGAGAGGATACTGGTAAGGGATCTTTATATAAACAACTTCATCATGCCAAAGGTGAAAGTGACAGAAGACGATGCTTTTAATTATTATAAATCGCACAAGAATGATTTCGTTGACAGAGGCTATGCATTGGCTGAACATATTGCCGTGCTGTCTAAAGAAGAGGCTGAGAGGATTAAAGAGGAAATAAATTCAGGGAAGATTTCATTTGAGGATGCGGTAAAAAAATATTCCATAGACAAATATACTTCAGGCAATAAAGGGGCACTCCCGCTTATATTAAACGGAAGACCTATTGAGGGATACAGAGATAGCGGCGAGATAATAAAACTTGCTTTCTCGGCAAAGGTCGGGACTGTGGCAGGTCCTGTAAAGAGCCTGATGGGGTGGCATATTCTACGCATAAAATCTAGGAAGGATGATATGCCTCGTGCTTATGATACAGTAAAAGGGGAAGTGAAAAATATGGTAACCAAAGAAAAACTGGTAAAGGCTCTGGATGAGGAAATAGATAAGCTCAAAAAAAATTATAAAGTGAAAGTATTTCCGGAAAACATGAAGTAA
- a CDS encoding PAS domain S-box protein — MTKQTETTPKKRRTIIAIVSFVLLFVVLLTMEISTQNIATSSPIANYVIFYSFYNINFILLLVLFYLVIRNLVKLYFERQRRVPGAKFRTKLIVSFFLLTIIPSVLLFLFARVLIAQTIEYWFSVPIEQSLKGAIDVSDQYNKTRLEKSLHFSSLIGKTVVRRNLLAPRNNTHLKNYLNAKLREYDLDSIFIYNDKGNEIIHIDTGKKGEPKPDKKLIAQSLLGKKYTKVESDVEDDSIFGTFTMKEGGNKTIGVVAVGYYLPKSTSQDIRSVALAFKDYRQKEIFKKPIMDNYIAMFAIVTVLVIFAAMWFGFQLAKEITVPIQQLAEGTHAVAEGNLDFHIDIKVKDRSQDEIGILVDSFNKMTHDLKIHKLELEDKNMSLENTNRELDRRRSYIETVLETVSTGVISLDAWGKITTINDAAEDMLQIRGEDYAGKHYQQAFGKSQLEPLKKVINELEEKRDRSIQQEINLNINGEVFTLMTNIRELYDGNGTLMGMVMVLDNVTELVRAQRVAAWREVARMIAHEIKNPLTPIKLSAQRLKKRYFQKISGDDAVFEECVDTIIQEVDDLKGMINEFSNFARMPVFDPVDTNIENVINETISLYKTSMKDVKIDLVSGGEMPSLKLDPDQIKRVFINLVDNAIEAMGGKGEIKVALEYLKDLQTVKIEFSDNGAGIAPNIKEKMFMPYFSTKKKGTGLGLAIVNTIISEHRGYIRVKDNNPRGTTFVIELPVRVA; from the coding sequence TTGACTAAGCAGACAGAGACTACACCGAAGAAGAGAAGGACTATCATAGCGATAGTAAGCTTCGTCCTCCTCTTTGTTGTTCTCCTTACAATGGAGATTTCAACGCAGAACATAGCGACGTCATCTCCCATCGCCAACTATGTAATCTTTTATTCCTTTTACAACATTAATTTTATCCTTCTTCTTGTGCTCTTCTATCTTGTCATAAGAAACCTCGTAAAACTGTATTTTGAGCGGCAGCGGCGTGTACCCGGAGCCAAGTTCAGGACAAAGCTGATAGTTTCCTTTTTCCTTCTTACCATAATCCCATCGGTGCTGCTCTTCCTGTTTGCCCGGGTCCTGATAGCCCAGACAATAGAATACTGGTTCAGTGTCCCCATAGAGCAGTCATTGAAAGGGGCAATAGATGTTTCAGACCAGTACAACAAAACCCGCCTTGAGAAGTCGCTGCATTTTTCTTCGCTTATAGGAAAAACCGTAGTACGCAGGAACCTTCTTGCTCCGCGCAACAACACCCATCTGAAGAATTATCTTAATGCAAAACTCAGGGAGTATGACCTTGACTCTATTTTTATCTACAATGATAAAGGAAATGAGATAATCCATATAGACACCGGAAAGAAAGGGGAACCCAAACCTGACAAGAAACTCATAGCGCAGTCATTGCTAGGGAAGAAATATACCAAGGTTGAATCTGACGTTGAAGATGATTCGATTTTTGGGACTTTCACAATGAAGGAGGGGGGGAATAAAACAATCGGCGTGGTGGCTGTAGGCTACTACCTGCCCAAAAGCACATCACAGGATATAAGGTCTGTTGCCCTTGCTTTCAAAGATTACAGGCAGAAAGAGATATTTAAAAAGCCTATCATGGACAACTACATTGCCATGTTCGCCATCGTGACTGTGCTCGTCATATTTGCAGCAATGTGGTTCGGGTTCCAGCTTGCAAAGGAGATAACAGTACCCATACAGCAGCTTGCCGAAGGAACGCATGCGGTCGCAGAAGGGAACCTTGATTTCCATATAGATATCAAAGTCAAGGACAGAAGCCAGGATGAGATAGGAATACTTGTCGATTCCTTCAATAAGATGACGCATGATTTAAAGATCCACAAGCTTGAGCTTGAAGACAAGAACATGAGCCTTGAGAATACCAACAGGGAACTTGACAGGAGGAGAAGCTACATTGAAACCGTTCTTGAAACAGTAAGCACCGGAGTTATATCACTTGACGCATGGGGAAAGATAACAACCATCAATGATGCGGCAGAAGACATGCTCCAGATAAGAGGGGAGGATTATGCCGGCAAACATTACCAGCAGGCTTTCGGGAAATCCCAGCTTGAGCCGCTGAAAAAAGTCATAAACGAGCTTGAGGAAAAAAGGGACCGAAGCATTCAGCAGGAGATTAACCTTAACATCAATGGCGAAGTTTTCACCTTAATGACAAATATCAGGGAACTTTACGACGGGAATGGCACGCTGATGGGAATGGTCATGGTGCTCGATAACGTTACTGAACTAGTCCGTGCACAAAGAGTGGCTGCATGGAGGGAGGTCGCAAGGATGATCGCCCATGAGATAAAGAACCCACTCACCCCGATAAAACTTTCTGCCCAGAGGCTCAAAAAACGTTATTTTCAGAAGATCAGCGGAGACGATGCGGTCTTTGAAGAATGTGTTGATACTATCATACAGGAGGTGGATGATTTAAAGGGCATGATTAATGAATTTTCAAATTTTGCACGCATGCCGGTTTTCGACCCTGTAGATACCAATATCGAGAATGTCATAAATGAAACTATTTCTCTTTACAAAACAAGCATGAAAGATGTTAAAATAGACCTTGTTTCGGGCGGGGAGATGCCTTCGCTGAAACTTGACCCTGATCAGATAAAACGTGTATTCATCAACCTTGTCGATAATGCGATTGAGGCAATGGGGGGCAAGGGAGAGATAAAAGTAGCGCTTGAATATTTAAAAGATTTGCAGACTGTTAAAATAGAGTTTTCCGACAATGGAGCCGGCATTGCTCCAAACATCAAGGAAAAGATGTTTATGCCCTATTTTTCGACCAAGAAAAAGGGAACGGGGCTGGGGCTGGCCATAGTGAACACCATAATCTCGGAACACCGGGGTTACATAAGGGTAAAAGACAACAATCCGCGGGGGACGACTTTTGTAATTGAGCTCCCCGTGAGAGTAGCTTAA
- a CDS encoding phosphoribosylformylglycinamidine cyclo-ligase, whose protein sequence is MDNKKIDYRSSGVNIDAGNEFVRRIKPLTKSTFIEGVVSDIGGFGGFFRLPQGLKNPLLVATTDGVGTKLKVAFDAGIHTTIGIDLVAMCANDLIATGATPLFFLDYFATGALTIEQGVDVVKGITEGCREAEMALIGGETAEMPGFYKNGEYDIAGFAVGVVEEGKALPSKDIRTDDCLIGIASNGLHSNGYSLARKLFFDELLMSVEDDFPGGQGQSVGNVLLRPTRIYVKLMKSLLKSYHIKAVAHITGGGFIDNIPRVLPDMATAIIEEGSWEMPDVFRFIVETGKIERNELYRTFNMGIGLVLVVSRESCDDVLSLVKACGDKGWKIGRIERGEKEVVIR, encoded by the coding sequence ATGGATAACAAAAAAATAGATTACAGATCGTCAGGAGTGAACATAGATGCCGGCAATGAGTTCGTGCGGCGAATAAAGCCGCTTACGAAATCGACTTTTATAGAAGGCGTTGTTTCAGATATCGGGGGGTTCGGCGGATTTTTCAGGCTCCCCCAGGGATTGAAGAATCCCCTCCTTGTGGCGACTACGGACGGAGTCGGCACAAAGCTCAAGGTTGCCTTTGATGCAGGAATACATACCACCATCGGAATAGACCTTGTCGCCATGTGCGCAAATGACCTTATAGCCACAGGTGCTACACCTCTTTTCTTCCTTGATTACTTTGCAACAGGGGCGCTCACAATAGAGCAGGGAGTCGATGTAGTAAAAGGGATTACCGAGGGGTGCCGCGAAGCCGAGATGGCTCTCATAGGCGGCGAGACCGCTGAAATGCCGGGTTTTTATAAAAATGGCGAATATGATATTGCAGGATTTGCGGTAGGTGTCGTTGAAGAAGGTAAAGCCCTCCCATCCAAGGACATAAGGACAGATGACTGTCTTATTGGAATCGCATCCAACGGACTTCACAGCAACGGCTATTCCCTTGCAAGGAAGTTGTTTTTTGATGAGCTTTTAATGTCTGTAGAAGACGATTTCCCCGGAGGTCAGGGGCAGTCGGTGGGCAATGTGCTTTTAAGACCTACCCGCATATACGTCAAGCTTATGAAATCCCTTTTAAAATCTTACCATATAAAGGCTGTCGCACATATAACAGGCGGAGGATTCATTGACAACATACCGCGCGTGCTTCCGGATATGGCTACTGCCATAATCGAAGAGGGAAGCTGGGAGATGCCCGATGTTTTCCGCTTCATAGTCGAGACAGGAAAAATAGAGAGGAATGAACTCTACAGGACATTCAATATGGGAATAGGACTTGTCCTTGTGGTAAGCCGGGAATCCTGTGATGATGTTCTTTCCCTTGTCAAGGCTTGCGGCGACAAGGGGTGGAAAATCGGAAGAATAGAACGAGGGGAAAAAGAAGTAGTGATAAGATGA
- the lpxC gene encoding UDP-3-O-[3-hydroxymyristoyl] N-acetylglucosamine deacetylase yields the protein MRKGHILVVDDENNIGTTLEGILTDEGYEVSKAENGLQALDMIKRVPPDVVLLDIWMPGMDGIEVLKSIKEHESDTEVVIMSGHGSIDTAVRAIKLGAFDFIEKPLSLDSLLSTINHALERQRTAKESQELKRELLQRYELIGENPKIQEARKLISAAAISNAGVLIEGEHGTGKELVARTIHINSIRRNRPFVKVNCAALPDDIIGNEMFGCDSNNGGGISKRGKFELAEDGTLFLDGIEKLDINVQETILKVLQTGKFMRINGKRLLPVNFRIIAASEKDIQKLIEENKFSSELYSFISTFVIYLPPLRDRKDDIPSLVNYFSRELTQDYGRGVKEIDDNAMAALVTFDWPGNVKEIKNIIERLAISVPTGRISADDIPVSIRGITPKTSQYQYNGYSLKDARQKWEKEYLIHCLTMTGWDLKKTAKEMGITCKTLEKHIKSFGLKKPKKETSTAARIQRTLKTSVVLCGQGLHSGLKTGLILVPQNPNAGIVFANVSTGETMTAVLDNVESTDYATSLKCGKSHVKTIEHIMAVLNIYGINNLLIKITDEVPIMDGSSLDFCELIEDGGILEQDEFIEEIVIDKVIVHGKESPKEKYIKIEPCDKFSVKYIMDYPPPIGKQEMDYVFKGAEDFKKNIAPARTFGFLKDVEYLEKKGLISGGKLHNVILLDNEKVINTELRFKNEFARHKVLDIIGDFYLLGRPLRGKITAHLTGHSENIALLNKIRSIY from the coding sequence GTGAGAAAAGGACACATATTAGTTGTTGATGATGAAAACAACATAGGCACAACCCTTGAAGGGATTCTTACTGACGAAGGGTATGAAGTGTCGAAGGCTGAAAACGGGCTTCAGGCACTTGACATGATAAAGCGGGTCCCTCCGGATGTGGTATTGCTTGATATCTGGATGCCGGGAATGGACGGGATAGAAGTCTTAAAAAGCATAAAAGAACATGAGAGCGATACTGAGGTGGTTATAATGTCAGGGCATGGCTCTATTGATACCGCCGTAAGGGCCATCAAGCTGGGTGCATTTGATTTCATCGAGAAACCTCTTTCGCTTGACTCCCTGCTTTCTACAATCAACCATGCCCTTGAAAGACAGAGGACAGCAAAAGAAAGCCAGGAACTTAAAAGAGAACTTCTTCAGCGGTATGAGCTTATAGGTGAGAATCCGAAAATACAGGAGGCACGAAAGCTTATCAGCGCAGCCGCAATCTCAAATGCAGGGGTATTGATAGAAGGGGAACATGGCACAGGCAAAGAACTTGTGGCAAGGACCATTCATATCAACAGCATCAGACGCAACAGGCCTTTTGTAAAAGTAAATTGTGCTGCTCTTCCTGATGATATAATAGGGAATGAAATGTTCGGCTGCGACTCAAACAACGGAGGAGGAATAAGCAAAAGGGGAAAATTTGAGCTTGCAGAAGACGGCACTCTCTTCCTCGACGGCATAGAAAAGCTGGACATCAATGTTCAGGAGACAATCCTGAAAGTTCTTCAGACAGGAAAATTCATGCGGATTAACGGGAAGAGGCTTCTCCCTGTCAACTTCAGGATAATAGCTGCAAGCGAAAAGGACATTCAGAAACTGATTGAAGAGAACAAATTTTCCAGTGAGCTCTATTCATTCATATCTACCTTTGTCATATATCTGCCCCCCCTGCGCGACAGAAAGGATGACATCCCGTCACTTGTAAATTACTTTAGCCGCGAGCTTACACAGGATTACGGCAGAGGTGTTAAGGAAATCGACGACAATGCCATGGCAGCCCTTGTGACTTTTGACTGGCCCGGCAATGTGAAAGAAATCAAGAATATTATCGAGCGTCTGGCAATATCTGTTCCCACAGGGAGGATATCTGCCGACGATATCCCTGTTTCGATCCGCGGAATAACGCCAAAGACTTCCCAGTACCAGTACAACGGCTACTCATTGAAAGACGCGAGACAGAAATGGGAAAAGGAATACCTCATTCACTGTCTGACCATGACAGGATGGGACCTCAAGAAGACCGCAAAGGAAATGGGAATAACCTGCAAGACCCTTGAGAAGCACATAAAATCCTTCGGTCTTAAAAAACCTAAGAAAGAGACAAGCACTGCTGCAAGAATCCAGCGCACACTAAAGACAAGCGTAGTCCTCTGCGGTCAGGGGCTCCATTCCGGACTTAAGACAGGTCTGATACTTGTCCCCCAGAATCCAAACGCCGGTATCGTATTTGCTAATGTTTCTACCGGAGAAACCATGACAGCAGTTCTTGATAACGTGGAATCAACAGACTATGCCACATCGTTAAAGTGCGGCAAGTCCCATGTAAAAACAATAGAACATATCATGGCTGTGCTTAATATTTACGGGATAAACAACCTTCTCATAAAGATAACCGACGAGGTTCCCATAATGGATGGTTCATCCCTTGATTTCTGTGAACTTATTGAGGATGGGGGCATTCTTGAGCAGGATGAGTTTATAGAGGAAATAGTCATAGACAAGGTCATAGTTCACGGCAAGGAAAGTCCCAAGGAAAAGTATATTAAAATAGAGCCCTGCGATAAGTTTTCCGTGAAGTATATAATGGATTATCCTCCGCCCATCGGCAAACAGGAAATGGATTATGTTTTCAAGGGGGCCGAGGATTTTAAAAAGAACATTGCCCCTGCCAGAACCTTCGGTTTCCTCAAGGACGTAGAATACCTTGAGAAGAAGGGGCTGATCAGCGGAGGAAAGCTTCACAATGTCATCCTCCTTGATAACGAGAAGGTAATAAACACTGAGCTGAGGTTCAAGAATGAGTTTGCAAGGCACAAGGTGCTCGACATTATCGGCGATTTCTATCTCCTCGGCAGACCGCTAAGGGGCAAAATTACCGCGCACCTTACAGGCCATTCAGAAAACATAGCTCTTCTTAATAAGATACGTTCTATCTACTGA
- a CDS encoding phosphoribosylglycinamide formyltransferase: MKNIGILVSGRGSNLQALIDSISKREINGTIAIVVSNIEDAQALNRAASAGIRTAVVDHRKFKSREDFEKELIRVLDDSKVDLVCLAGFMRVLTSFFIRNYRNRIINIHPALLPSFPGIHAQKQALDYGVKVSGCTVHFVDEGTDTGPIILQKTVPVYDADDEESLSERILAEEHKLYVEAVKLFCSDRIIVNGRKVFIKQDYEEDKTTR, translated from the coding sequence ATGAAAAACATCGGCATACTTGTTTCAGGACGCGGGAGCAACCTCCAGGCATTGATTGACTCAATCTCAAAGAGAGAGATAAATGGCACCATTGCCATAGTTGTCAGCAATATTGAAGATGCGCAGGCCTTGAACCGTGCAGCCTCCGCCGGTATCAGGACAGCCGTAGTTGACCACAGGAAGTTTAAATCGCGCGAAGATTTTGAGAAGGAACTTATAAGGGTTCTCGATGATTCAAAAGTCGACCTTGTATGCCTTGCAGGTTTCATGCGTGTCCTTACATCCTTTTTTATAAGGAACTACAGGAACAGAATCATAAATATCCATCCTGCGCTTCTCCCGTCATTCCCAGGTATCCATGCACAGAAGCAGGCTCTGGATTATGGGGTGAAGGTCAGCGGATGTACTGTCCATTTTGTTGACGAAGGGACCGACACTGGCCCTATCATACTTCAGAAGACTGTACCTGTTTACGATGCGGACGATGAAGAGAGCCTTTCAGAGAGGATACTTGCCGAAGAGCATAAACTCTACGTTGAAGCAGTCAAACTTTTCTGCAGTGACAGAATCATTGTGAACGGCCGGAAAGTTTTCATAAAACAGGATTATGAAGAGGATAAAACCACGAGATAA
- the dprA gene encoding DNA-protecting protein DprA, whose amino-acid sequence MSRENWIALNLIAGIEGRVFTSLISHFGSPSNVLAASKDELLKVNGISRKEADAVVSMKGGERLDAELAAINKNNIKVTTLEDEDYPALLKEIDTPPPVIYVKGSLPSQFLGIAVVGTRKPSSYGLLMAERLVSEIAGAGIVTVSGMARGIDTAAHKSALSKGGFTVAVLGCGVDRVYPPENKKLYDEIADKGAVISEFPMGTFPHKANFPRRNRIISGMSKAALIIEAGEKSGTLITARFALEQGRDVLAVPGRVTSSESRGTNDLIRKGARLVETFSDICEELDLKIKTDKKNSTKNTEKNNLTTVPQNLSDEERRLLGVLSDEPLHIDKIVRNSGLPAGKASSILMKLEIEGLIRQTAGKLFLRL is encoded by the coding sequence ATGAGCCGTGAAAACTGGATAGCACTTAATCTTATTGCCGGTATCGAAGGGCGTGTTTTCACCTCGCTGATTTCGCATTTTGGTTCTCCTTCGAATGTACTTGCCGCTTCAAAAGATGAACTCCTTAAGGTAAATGGAATAAGCAGGAAAGAAGCTGATGCAGTAGTTTCCATGAAAGGAGGAGAAAGGCTCGATGCAGAGCTTGCGGCTATTAACAAAAACAATATAAAGGTAACAACGCTTGAAGATGAGGATTATCCTGCACTTTTAAAGGAAATAGATACGCCTCCTCCGGTCATTTATGTAAAAGGCAGCCTGCCATCTCAATTTCTCGGGATTGCCGTAGTGGGAACAAGAAAACCGTCAAGCTACGGTCTTCTAATGGCAGAGAGGCTGGTATCTGAAATTGCAGGGGCAGGGATAGTAACAGTGAGCGGTATGGCGCGAGGTATTGATACGGCAGCGCACAAGTCTGCCCTTTCCAAAGGAGGATTCACCGTAGCAGTGCTCGGTTGCGGCGTTGACAGGGTTTACCCGCCGGAGAATAAAAAACTTTATGATGAGATCGCAGATAAGGGAGCAGTTATTTCCGAATTCCCGATGGGAACCTTTCCCCATAAAGCCAATTTCCCGAGACGTAACCGCATAATAAGCGGCATGAGCAAGGCTGCCCTTATTATAGAAGCCGGAGAAAAGAGCGGCACCCTTATCACTGCCCGCTTTGCCCTTGAGCAGGGACGCGATGTTTTAGCTGTACCGGGAAGAGTGACATCTTCAGAGAGCAGGGGAACAAACGACCTCATAAGAAAAGGCGCAAGACTTGTTGAGACTTTCAGTGATATCTGTGAAGAGCTTGATCTCAAAATCAAGACAGACAAAAAAAATTCAACGAAAAATACAGAGAAAAACAATCTGACAACTGTTCCGCAAAACCTCAGCGATGAAGAAAGAAGACTGCTCGGTGTTTTAAGCGATGAACCGCTTCATATAGATAAGATTGTCCGTAATTCAGGTTTGCCAGCCGGGAAAGCATCATCTATACTTATGAAGCTTGAAATAGAAGGGCTTATCCGGCAAACAGCCGGGAAACTTTTTTTAAGATTGTGA
- the rnr gene encoding ribonuclease R, translating into MTINKLREDIIKEISLHKKKSVPLSELAESVGLNRKDRDFKELCRELELEGFLYLEGGTAVKPSAWNLVLGKIKIGRTGDARVAPKDDPSNSIYIDSRDTGDALNGDIVFVKIAQWGRNRRPAGKVVKVVKKGFPRIVGEVEKKSGRTYVIPLPDYRMPDIHLSPVDAESLKRGELVVVEPLGFKQKQGIIEAKLLKVIGKKGEDFIDTRIVVEKYGLPEEFTPSVLEEADRLFEPSEGNIAGRKDFRKLRTVTVDGEKARDFDDAISIERFKEDGYRLYVHIADVSHFVREESAIDREALRRGTSVYFPDYWIPMLPMRLSSGLCSLNPHEDRLTLTVVMNFDRIGNIVKYELFESVINSNERMTYTDLHTLLDGDDQYLQKRYKDNMDDFKLMKELCLILKDKRNKRGSLDFDLPEPEFVLDATGDIVDIMAAERNIAHKLIEEFMIAANETVASHLNKNQVPSIYRIHETPDRDRIKEFNEFLKDLDIGIKGVGKITPKAFQTVLDAVKGLEMEHLISTVLLRSLKHASYSTSTLGHFGLASKYYTHFTSPIRRYPDLMVHRILKKFLKGESGQTGRKAAGKALDNIALSCSVTEKTAENAEREVLDLKKLEYLKSRIGDVLEGVIAGVADFGFFVEISGYYVDGLVRMASMKDDYYILEPEKHRIRGKRRGKIFRIGDKVKVVLDDVHPDRGEMDLRMIVD; encoded by the coding sequence ATGACAATCAACAAACTCAGGGAAGATATTATCAAGGAAATATCCCTTCATAAAAAAAAGTCTGTCCCCCTTTCCGAGCTTGCAGAAAGTGTTGGATTAAACCGGAAGGACCGCGATTTTAAAGAGCTGTGCAGGGAACTTGAACTCGAGGGGTTTCTTTATCTTGAAGGGGGAACAGCAGTAAAGCCTTCTGCATGGAACCTCGTGCTAGGGAAAATAAAGATTGGCAGGACGGGTGATGCCAGAGTTGCCCCTAAAGACGATCCATCAAACTCCATATATATAGATTCCCGCGATACCGGTGATGCCTTAAACGGCGACATAGTCTTTGTTAAGATAGCTCAGTGGGGAAGAAACAGAAGGCCTGCCGGAAAAGTGGTAAAGGTTGTCAAAAAAGGTTTCCCCAGAATCGTTGGTGAAGTAGAAAAAAAATCAGGGCGGACTTATGTGATTCCGCTTCCTGACTACCGTATGCCTGATATTCATTTATCACCGGTTGATGCAGAGAGTTTAAAAAGAGGAGAGCTTGTTGTAGTAGAGCCGCTCGGATTCAAACAAAAACAGGGGATAATCGAAGCTAAGCTTCTCAAAGTAATAGGCAAAAAAGGGGAGGATTTCATAGACACCCGCATTGTCGTGGAAAAATACGGACTTCCGGAAGAATTCACCCCTTCCGTCCTTGAAGAAGCAGACCGCCTCTTTGAGCCATCCGAGGGAAATATAGCCGGGAGAAAAGATTTCAGGAAACTTCGCACTGTCACGGTTGACGGCGAGAAGGCACGCGATTTCGATGATGCTATTTCAATCGAAAGATTTAAAGAAGATGGATACCGCCTTTATGTCCATATTGCAGATGTTTCCCACTTTGTAAGGGAAGAGTCGGCAATTGACCGCGAAGCGCTGCGGCGCGGCACAAGCGTTTATTTTCCCGATTATTGGATCCCCATGCTCCCCATGAGGCTTTCAAGCGGGCTTTGCAGTTTAAACCCGCATGAAGACAGGCTTACATTGACAGTTGTAATGAATTTTGACCGCATCGGAAACATAGTGAAGTATGAGCTTTTTGAATCTGTCATAAACAGCAATGAGCGCATGACCTATACAGACCTTCACACACTCCTTGATGGGGATGACCAGTATCTTCAAAAACGTTACAAGGATAATATGGATGATTTCAAGCTCATGAAAGAGCTTTGCCTGATCCTCAAAGATAAGAGGAATAAAAGAGGAAGCCTTGACTTTGACTTGCCTGAACCTGAATTCGTCCTTGATGCTACGGGTGACATAGTTGATATAATGGCTGCTGAGCGGAACATTGCGCACAAATTGATCGAGGAGTTCATGATCGCCGCCAACGAAACCGTAGCTTCCCATTTAAATAAGAATCAGGTCCCTTCAATATACAGGATACACGAAACCCCGGACAGAGACCGTATAAAAGAATTCAATGAATTTTTAAAAGACCTTGATATTGGGATAAAAGGGGTCGGGAAGATAACTCCAAAGGCATTCCAGACTGTCCTTGATGCAGTGAAGGGGCTGGAGATGGAGCATCTTATCTCAACGGTTCTTCTCCGCTCTCTAAAACATGCCTCCTATTCCACATCCACTTTGGGACACTTCGGGCTTGCATCAAAATATTACACACATTTTACTTCGCCCATCAGGCGCTATCCTGACCTTATGGTTCACAGGATTTTGAAAAAATTTCTTAAAGGAGAAAGCGGCCAAACAGGGCGAAAAGCAGCCGGCAAGGCGCTTGACAATATTGCCCTCTCCTGCTCCGTGACAGAAAAGACTGCTGAGAATGCTGAAAGGGAAGTGCTTGACCTAAAGAAGCTTGAATATCTTAAGAGCCGGATAGGTGATGTGCTTGAAGGAGTAATAGCAGGTGTTGCTGATTTCGGATTTTTCGTTGAGATCAGCGGATATTATGTTGACGGACTTGTAAGGATGGCATCAATGAAAGATGACTACTATATACTTGAGCCAGAAAAACACCGCATAAGAGGAAAACGCCGCGGCAAAATCTTCCGCATCGGCGACAAGGTTAAAGTCGTTCTCGATGATGTTCACCCCGACCGCGGAGAGATGGATCTGAGGATGATAGTGGATTAA
- a CDS encoding DUF2889 domain-containing protein: MSIFIRNILIDLDEAQENVMRVSAHMKDVVHDIRVSLFVSLPDYTIIDVSLEMRETPEKACQKLNDVIGSIKGIKIEAGFNTKIKRLLSGKTGCTNVLSLLTVAAPLVINISWFLYRKKNKMSDEEYQKMKRADMIDKCIAFSETSDAEAARTSLSSGEEAIVRDCARCSSVTKGDNIKKRLTNNIMSLSKLFDIPEATVEELIKDVELLEKKNA; encoded by the coding sequence ATGTCCATATTTATACGAAACATTCTTATAGACCTCGATGAAGCACAGGAAAACGTCATGCGCGTTTCAGCCCACATGAAAGACGTTGTCCATGATATCAGGGTGAGCCTTTTCGTGTCGCTTCCTGATTACACCATAATAGATGTTTCCCTTGAAATGAGGGAAACCCCTGAGAAGGCATGCCAGAAGCTTAACGATGTGATAGGGAGTATAAAGGGGATTAAGATCGAAGCAGGGTTTAATACAAAGATCAAAAGGCTTCTCTCAGGGAAAACAGGGTGTACTAACGTGCTAAGCCTTCTTACAGTTGCCGCTCCTCTTGTCATAAATATATCATGGTTTCTCTACCGCAAAAAAAACAAGATGAGCGACGAGGAATACCAGAAGATGAAGCGGGCTGACATGATAGACAAATGCATAGCCTTCAGCGAGACGTCAGATGCCGAGGCTGCAAGAACATCGCTTTCTTCCGGTGAAGAGGCTATTGTGCGTGACTGCGCAAGGTGCTCTTCAGTGACAAAAGGGGACAACATAAAAAAAAGGCTTACCAATAACATTATGTCCCTTTCAAAGCTCTTTGATATTCCTGAAGCAACCGTTGAAGAACTTATAAAAGATGTGGAGCTTCTGGAGAAAAAAAACGCCTAA